The following proteins come from a genomic window of Hydractinia symbiolongicarpus strain clone_291-10 chromosome 2, HSymV2.1, whole genome shotgun sequence:
- the LOC130630373 gene encoding uncharacterized protein LOC130630373: MNDEIKQYTKWINGVFRRAWKPHHMNDLLEEISSGLMLVHLTNALYFYDLPILYKAPSTHFEKEQNVQLCLEVLKTEGVRLSGVRARDVADKNVEVILSLCSFLKRHFSTWQLLKVHSSNNNKNPVSVFELINKSVQAKCTVLQSHHSTRSSSAGTLRCDDQEITVARPASLQTYYPVKNYNTTRISISPEESLLTNTLYVKEDMGLLEWVSCLTGFTVVDYSSFADGIILLELVNRILPVQISRKIFYAVSYRERVQLILDAIYHDLKIDTCLTPLDIIEKRNFKHFVSLLRSLKILHEENVTLKKLNASKQVTWDPNTFGKNTSREKYLGCKKHEISWVEDMKQYVPSLSYREQDFSLSDQTSGSRKDKVDKSVIKDLRVRLENIRELDNSKDGVHQPVQKNVSEGEKSEKSLNKPIKKQERLDTTPLMEGSKSTYTPPRWSQILKEELQFLAEDNENRYVASVSGEETLVNNTSSVRGLAAIDQEIAAVFENYSGSEEESVYCRYTSSTPFFVPRMSSDCSTQGRRTASPANKATPLSSTINLNDRNVLDFNAKAVPQITISESKTENKSKTGVQKVPLKQSKWHAVTDMVRAQSRSPSGLVR; encoded by the exons ATGAATGATGAAATCAAG caatacaCCAAATGGATTAACGGCGTATTCCGTCGAGCGTGGAAGCCGCATCACATGAATGATCTGTTGGAAGAAATTAGTTCAGGCTTGATGCTGGTGCATCTTACAAATGCATTAT aTTTCTACGACCTTCCCATATTATATAAGGCTCCATCTACACATTTCGAGAAAGAGCAGAACGTTCAGTTGTGTTTGGAAGTGCTAAAAACAGAAGGGGTTAGGCTAAGTGGTGTGAGAGCTCGTG atGTAGCAGATAAAAATGTTGAGGTTATACTTTCACTTTGCTCgtttttaaaaagacatttCTCAACGTGGCAACTATTAAAAG TTCACTCTTCAAATAACAACAAGAATCCTGTCAGCGTTTTCGAGTTGATAAATAAATCTGTGCAAGCTAAATGCACAGTACTTCAGTCACACCACTCAACAAGAAGTTCTTCGGCTGGTACACTGCGCTGTGATGATCAAGAGATCACTGTTGCGAGACCAGCTTCAC tCCAAACATATTATCCGGTCAAAAACTACAACACTACAAGAATTTCTATCTCTCCAGAGGAGAGTTTGTTGACAAACACATTGTATGTGAAGGAGGACATGGGTTTATTGGAATGGGTTTCGTGTTTGACTGGCTTTACAGTGGTTGACTACAGCAG TTTTGCAGATGGAATAATCTTATTGGAACTCGTGAATCGCATTCTACCAGTACAAATATCAAGAAAG atattttatgCTGTTTCCTACCGGGAGCGTGTCCAGCTCATTTTAGACGCCATATATCACGACTTAAAAATCGACACTTGTCTGACTCCGCTTGATATCATTGAAAAGCGAAActttaaacattttgtttctcTGTTAAGATCGCTCAAGATTTTGCATGAAGAAAacgtaacattaaaaaaattgaacgcTTCCAAGCAAGTTACGTGGGACCCGAATACATTTGGGAAGAATACTAGTCGTGAAAAGTATCTTGGGTGTAAGAAACATGAGATTTCTTGGGTGGAAGATATGAAACAATATGTTCCTAGTCTGAGTTATCGAGAACAAGACTTTTCCTTGTCTGATCAAACTTCCGGAAGCCGAAAAGATAAAGTAGACAAGAGTGTTATCAAGGATTTGCGTGTACGATTGGAAAATATTCGTGAATTAGATAACTCGAAAGACGGAGTGCATCAGCCTGTGCAGAAAAACGTCTCCGAAGGAGAGAAAAGTGAAAAAAGCCTTAATAAGCCGATAAAAAAACAAGAGCGACTGGACACCACTCCTTTGATGGAAGGATCAAAAAGTACCTACACTCCTCCAAGATGGTCCCAGATTTTAAAAGAAGAACTTCAGTTTCTAGCAGAAGACAACGAAAATCGATATGTAGCTTCCGTGTCTGGGGAGGAGACGTTAGTAAATAACACTTCGTCTGTTCGCGGATTGGCTGCTATCGACCAAGAAATTGCAGCAGTCTTTGAGAATTACTCAGGCTCTGAGGAGGAGAGCGTCTATTGTCGTTACACTTCTTCCACTCCATTTTTTGTTCCAAGAATGTCTTCGGATTGTTCCACGCAGGGCCGCCGAACGGCTTCCCCCGCAAACAAAGCCACCCCACTCTCCTCCACAATTAACCTGAATGACCGGAACGTTCTGGATTTTAATGCCAAGGCTGTTCCGCAGATTACAATTAGCGAATCGAAGAcagaaaacaaatcaaaaacgGGAGTTCAAAAAGTACCTTTAAAACAGTCGAAATGGCACGCTGTGACTGACATGGTGCGGGCTCAGAGTAGGTCACCCTCAGGTTTGGTGCGCTGA